One Bacteroidota bacterium DNA segment encodes these proteins:
- a CDS encoding DUF1987 domain-containing protein, which yields MESLFVEGTQKTPTVNFDASKGIIEIKGRSIPENSIEFYKPLVDWLENYAQNAQGSTVVNIQLEYFNTSSSKCILDVFKKLEAIYKNNHPVNINWYYEEDDEDMLEAGEDYESIIHVPFNMVEIQ from the coding sequence ATGGAATCACTTTTTGTTGAAGGAACACAAAAAACGCCTACTGTTAACTTTGATGCAAGTAAAGGCATTATTGAAATCAAAGGACGTTCTATACCTGAAAACTCAATCGAATTTTATAAGCCATTGGTTGACTGGCTTGAAAATTATGCTCAAAATGCACAGGGATCTACTGTTGTGAATATTCAACTCGAATATTTCAATACCAGTTCTTCGAAATGTATTCTCGATGTCTTTAAAAAACTTGAGGCTATTTATAAAAACAACCATCCGGTTAATATTAACTGGTATTACGAGGAAGATGACGAGGATATGCTGGAGGCTGGTGAGGATTATGAATCTATTATTCATGTTCCTTTTAACATGGTCGAGATCCAGTAA
- a CDS encoding SiaB family protein kinase yields the protein MNFDLEHFYDELYEKNILLAYKGCITSELIDYVLEAIEIKLNETKEDGKLKRRIYNVMVETLQNLYHHLDNPPENSGFDFDPNFGILVVSKEGKEYVISTTNFILTTKIKFLKDRIDKINSLTEEELKEMYKFILNHQRLTSKGGGGLGFVDIARKTGNKMQYIFNEFNGDYYLFTLNISVS from the coding sequence ATGAATTTTGATTTAGAGCATTTTTATGATGAGTTATACGAGAAAAACATCCTTTTGGCTTATAAAGGATGTATTACATCTGAATTAATTGACTATGTACTCGAGGCTATTGAAATAAAGTTGAATGAAACAAAAGAAGATGGAAAGTTAAAAAGAAGGATTTACAATGTGATGGTTGAAACCTTACAAAATTTATATCATCACCTGGATAATCCTCCTGAAAATAGCGGATTTGACTTTGATCCTAATTTTGGCATACTGGTTGTTTCTAAAGAAGGCAAGGAATATGTTATCTCAACAACGAATTTTATTTTAACCACTAAAATAAAATTTTTAAAAGATAGAATTGATAAGATAAACTCTCTGACAGAAGAAGAGTTGAAAGAAATGTATAAGTTTATTTTAAACCATCAAAGGCTTACGTCAAAAGGAGGCGGTGGTCTGGGTTTTGTTGATATTGCCCGTAAAACTGGTAACAAAATGCAGTATATATTTAATGAATTTAATGGAGATTATTATTTATTCACATTGAACATTTCTGTCTCATAA